The region GCAGTCAAACCTAAGATACTTATTCTCAAGGGATATAACTCAATCGGCTAAAGACTACGCCTcataaagcggaggtcactagttcgaatccatGTTCCCTCTTTTGTgtggatatgtcaaaaaaaaaaaaaaaaaaaaaaaaaaaaaaaacctagtatACTTAATGAATTTcctagaaaaaagaaatgtcCCTTTCAGTTTTTCACATATTCAACATGGAAAAAAGAGTACCAGGAAGAGGAAACTAAttggaaaacttcacttacatcCCTACACATATAcaattttgtaattataatttcaaagtttaaaattttacaatatTTGTATCCTATATTTCagctcatttttttaattttacttattttttgttaaatgcccccccttcttttttttttcttttttttttctttttgtaaaaaaatgaaaattctagTGACCCACAACGTGCGTCCGGATCCACGGCTGGCCATGGGTCAGTCCAAACCTCAGTCCAAggcattttttattcttttatcttttgaattttctcgttgatttttgtttaataaaggggggctattttaacaaaaaaaaaaaaaagtgaattaaAAGGAGTTGAAATATAGAATACTAACTttgcaaaattttaaacttcAAGATTATGATAATGAGTTAAACCACTTTTTTGTTTCACCATTAAATGGAATCCAAAATAATTTTccttatcatttaaatattatttaattaaatactaagaaaaagagagagtaaaaaaaaatcatttaaatattgtttcaaataaatacccgagaaagaagagaagaaatataaagttttttatatttaaataatgtcAAGAGAAGAGGAAtaaaaaagaggaaataaaaaaaattttatattaaaataaaatcaaatgaatcACTTTTGCTTCGTTAGATCTATAATATAACTTTTGGTTCCTTTCGTGTTACTACAACAAAGGAATCtgattaaaagaattttttaggaatttctcaaaagtgaattttttttttaaaaaaaataaaaaaaaaaaaaagaggagaggagagaaaaaaagagagagctaGGGAGACAAATGATATTGTTAAAACCTAGAGGGGGCCAATGGATATTTGAAAATGAGAATGGAAAACAGAGTGTAGGTGAGCAGGGACAAGAACATGAATCATTTCAAACACAAGAAGCACCATCCATGTCTCTCTCAATCCTCTCCACTCCACCCTGTCAGACTTGAACAACAATACTCCTCCTACACTTCATCTTCTGACATTACTACACTTCTACTTAACTCATAAATAACACTCAATCTCACTCACCCGGAAAccgaaaagaaagagaaatgttagatcCAGCAAACCACATGCTTCCTCCACAATCATCTCCCACCATCTCCTCCGTCTCCTCCTCCGATCTCGACACCGAGGTACCCATTAGCCCGAAACCTTCAAACCCATCAAAGATTTGCTCTTTTCCTgtcttattttccttttttcatgctctgttttatataaaaaaaatttgttctgcAGTCTACAGGGTCTTTCTTTCACGATAGAAGCACGACTCTGGGGACTCTAATGGGCGTCAGCTTCCCTGCCATTACCTTCAGAGCTCCGTCTCAAAACCGTGACCCTCAGGCGTCCGTGTCCTCGGTTTCCGTTTCCCGGAAGACCAAGAAGCCCAGGAAGAACAACAACGCTCCGGCCGTCTCGCTCGCTCGGCGGAGGTGGTGGCGGCTTTGCAGGGACGACGGCGCGAAGCCGGCCTCGCTCGGTGAGTTTCTCGAGGTGGAGCGGAGGTTCGGGGACGGTGCGTTCTTCGGTGCCGCGGCGGAGCTTGAAGGCGTGGAGGTGGAAcagcaacagcagcagcagcagcagaggAATGGGATCGGACGGCTGTTGTTCGCCGATGGGCGGGTGCTTCCGCCAGCCGCTGATGGTGATGGCGATGTTGATGATGGGGCATCGACGGCTGGGGCGCTCTGTAGATTCCCGGTTTCACTCACTGGGATCTGTAGCGGCGGAGCAGGATAGCTAGTTTCTGATTGGTTAATAGTGGGTTTAATATTCTCTTAATTTGTCTAATGCTGCTGATTTATTATGTGCCAAAATAAAAAGCATGGTTTTATCTTTTGGGACTTGCTTTTTGCTTTATCTTCTTTaacccttcctttttttttggttaagatAAGACTAGGCTTGATACTACCCATTTAACAAATAATAGGACAATTTTTAACAACAAAAGAAGATTAAAATACTCTCTAATCTCTATGGAAATTGTTTTTATGTAGTCGTCTGATAGTAAAaagtttattttagttaatCAAAGGttaatttaagtaaaaaaaatagcTTCATCCAACTAATTATTTTAACTCcaaaattgttaatttgtagCAAACGTTGACTCTTAATCACACAtgtacattttttattattatttatttatgggaATAAGACATTTACATTGCTTTAAAATGTACTAATGTAGATGctttgaaataataaaaaaaaaaatatttaaatatgatattaaaagtgaataattaaaaatttaggcagttaaaatagataaaatattttagtcaaaagataaaataaatttaccagaaatgatgtgAATTCTATTTCTTTCTATGATTGTAACTGATTGCTCTATGTTCCTAGTCTTGGGCTGTAGCCCAAGTTCTAGGGCTAGAATTGGAGGTGAGGTGACATCAAGCTTGGCCTTCAAattataattcaaaaaaaatatatatatatatatatccctaaTAACAAATCTGTCCATAGTAAGACGGGTAATACTTTGGCTGaagcaaaatttcttttttcagaaATTTTGCTTGAGCATGGCAATcttgtaaataataatatttacaagATTGCCATGCTCAAGCAAAGTTTCCGGATGAAAGCGTAGCACTGCTCTAGTAAGACTCCTGGAGGCACATTTTGCTGTGTGTAATATTAAGCCTCAATTTGTTTTggcttaaaatgtttttttatcgtaaaatattattaaaaaaattattttgtaagaaaatatttttgaaaaaaataatttttcaagaaaaaatttcaGCTTTTGACAAGTAcggaaaattacatttattttttatattttaattcaatcatataaatctataaaaattgttttttattcatagcataaatatattaatataaaataattacttGGTGGTGGTCTGGAGGCGGCTTGTGATGGTATAAGGTGGTTCAGTGGTGGTCTGGAGTGGCTAAGCGATAGTCAgggtggctcgatggtggtTTAGGGTAGCTCAGCGGTGGTCCGGGGGTGGCTTGAAGGTGGTCTGCGGGTGGCTCGACGGTGGTTCGGGTATGGCTCGGTGGTGGTTTAGCGGTGATCTAGCAGTTGCCCTAAGGTGGCTCGGTAATGGTCCGGGGTGGTTTTGTGGTGGCCTGAGTCTGtctcggaaaatgatttacggatttaaaaatgtaaatcattttctaaaactaaataaacttttttggtcaaacagaaaatattttcgatcgcactaaacaccaaaaaatacgaaaaatattttacaaaaaatatttcacaccgaaacaaacggagcataaaaacACCCTCTCTTTGAACGTTTGGGGCAACACAATACATGATGGCAATTATTTATTATAGATAACCAAAATTCTCTACTGCGATTAAGATTGAGACCTGGGTAGAAAGAGATTGTGAGAGAGATATTGCATGGTGAGTAGATTATAAAGATGTTTATTTGTGTTATATTATGTGAGATTGGGTTTTATATGCGACTTTAGTTGAATTTTAATtgcaacttttatttatttttaaatgataataaAGATGTGATTAACTGTTTTTTAAGTGGTGAGAAGAGCACTCTGATCaaagtaggggtgtaaatttGGTTCCGGTTCCCGATTTTTGGCCTAAACCGGGAACCAGAACCGGGGTGCCCAATTCTTGGGTTTCTAGAACCTGGTTCGGATCCAGGTACCCAAGGTAACCGGAACCGGTTACCCGGGGTACCCAGTTAACTTGGGGTAAACCAAGTACCCGGATTgggtatttgtttttttaagaaaaaatatgttttGGGCCATTTTAACCACCCTCACACTGCCATGAATTCCACAAAACAGGGGAACACGGGCAACACTACACTGCTGGCACCCACACACACGACACAACCGGAACAGAGGATCGtttcaaaacagaaaaaatgattttaagcTTCAAAACCACCTCAACCAAGGCATGGGAGACACGGCTAACATATCCATGAGAACCAAAACACCACAATTCCAACAACACCCAACATGAACTCCATTCGGCCACTCCAACCAAAAGCAGAggattttatcaaattaaatcaacaataataaacCAAATCAATTATTTTACAAGGATTACTATTTTGAGAATTTACCCATAAAATCCACTAGAAAATGTGTTGAACGGGTCACGGAATGAATCGCCGGAAGTCACAACCCATGCTCCACCGAAGTCGATCCATTGCCGATTGGCTTGACCCACCGAAGAATCGGGTCTACTTTGGTTCTTGTCGGGTTCGACAAGTCACGGGTCTTCTCCGGCTTCACGACGTTGTCTGCTTCGATAACTGGCGACCTGCGGAAGATCGGGTCTCACTTTTGGGTTCACGATCTCCCTCTCCGATCTCCTCTCTGTCTTAATCTCTCTGTCACTCTCGATCTCTTTCTCAATCGGACAAAGGAAAGCaagaaagataaatgaaagaaagaaggaagataAAGGTAAGAAGGATCCGGTagcaaagaagaaagaggaaTGGTGTGTGTTTGTCTAAAGACGAATagtgtatttgtttttttaaaacaaaatatgttttATAGAATGGAGATCACGAGTTGGCGCTGTAGGGTGGAGCGGGGTAGGGACTACGGAGGGGTATGgtccaaaagaaacaaaaggaaaaggtagAGTTTTTCAGTTTTTACGGCACAGGGATGAAACaaaatggttttttattttttaatttaattaagtatAAGACCCGATCCCGGGTTCCCGAGTATAACCGGGTCTTGTAAAATCAATAACCCGGGATCGGGACTGGgtatccaattttttaaaaccgaGTACTTGCCTGGTTTCCGGTTTCCCTGTTTTCCGGGCCCGATTAGTGCCCAGATTCGGTTCCGGTTCCGGTTCAGTTATAACTGgcccggatttacacccctagatCAAAGGTACTCATTGAATTGGAATTAAACTAGGAGTAAAAACCCGAAGCCAATTcctggttattggctaaaaccgatAACCGGCTACCTCGGTTAGTACCCGGTTATCTGGACCGGCCATTTTTGCAATCGTGCACCGACGCCTGGGCCATCTTCAACGATCGCTCCAAGAAGTCCCTCTACAACAAGCTCAACCTCTTCTCCAAGGTTCCATTAGATCtaaaacaaaacctataaaacaaaTGGACAACTACAGCTGCACCAACGTTGTTGAAATTATACCCTACTGATCAACCTGCTGTTTGCCGTAGCCTCCTTAAAATCTTTCCACTTCAACCCAAAATGAGTTTCTTCTCTCTCACTTACATTTTCATAACCTTGTAACAACACTAATTGGAACACTAGACAACAAATGAGTGAACGCGAGAAATTTGACCTTGGATTAGTGAAATCGAGGCTTGGAATTAGACGAATCTTGGACTTGGAATCAGTGATTTCCGCTTGGTCGAAGCGGAGTCTCTCGGTCAACAAACTAGAGAGATGGGGTTGAAGGAGTCGACGATTTCCGTAGGGGCTATAACCGGTAAGCGGTTATGGGGTACCCAATTACTAGTTATTGCCAACCAGGTACCAAACCGGTTTCTTGATTACCTGTTACTAGTTGGTACCCGGTTACGAGTTTTtagccggttataaccggccggatttacacccctaagtTAAACAGACGCAATTTTGAGTGAGTTTTAGAAGGCatgaccttttttattttattttatttttataaagtttttatGGTATTTTCAGGTGAAGCAAATACTAACTAAAACCCCTTTTCCCTTGAAATATTGGTTTAATCCAGCGTAACATTAATGCTATAGAAAAGAATCTCATGGTTTATTCGAATCCATCAATCTACTAAAAGTCCAGCCTATTGGAGAGCTTCAGGCATGCCTTAAgcacttctctctttttctgttttgtttttgtatatCCCCCATAccaataatcataataataataaaaaaaaaaaatcagataatgtgtttttatattttattaaaaatatttttttttatgtttttaattatattaagtaaatatttatatttgaagAGTTTAtaataacaatttttattttttttattagtggtTCTATAATATAGTTTATGTGCTGACAGTACACATGCATTATAACAatgctaaaataaatatatggaatgGACAAAGTGAAAGTGTAAATTTTATATCTCTCAAACTTTGCTACACGAGCACCTTCTTGCTTTGCAAGTTTAGTTTGCACTCTTGTAGGGCTTTGCCACTCAAAATTTTGAGTGCAAACAAACGCAGTTATTACTTTTAAGCGTATGCATTTATATCTGCATCATATGATTACTATCCACATCCACACAGTTATTGTAACTACTCCattgtaaatatgaaaaaaatggttaaatacctcattggtacctgagttttaggccattttaaatttagtacctgggttttattttgtatcacagCTAGTACCGaagttaggggtaaaaacttAGTTAGTACCTCTGTTaaaattttcgtccaaattttaatgGCAACCACGTGTCAAgtgctgaggttgacacgtggcattatataaaataaaaactaaaaatatttaaaaattataaaaaaaaaataataataattgaaaaaaaaaaaaaaaaaaaaaaaaaaaaagaggggtggccgggggtggttcggccaccccatgacagaaaagataaaaataaaaaattttgttgggttttggctcttgggggtggccgaaccacccccttggGTAAGCcctcaatatttttttgatgaattttggCCCTTATGGGTGGTCGAGcaaaccctcaaattttttttaatgggtttttggcccttggggggtggccgaaccaccccctagggtcACGgaggtggtcaaaccacccatAGACCAGCCAGCTTgcgggtggccgaatcaccttCGTGGCTCATgtgggtggtttggccacccccaagggccaaaacccaacattttttttcctaccaTTGGGTGGCCGGCTACCTCATGgtggccaaaggggtggcttcttcttcttcttcttctttttttcttcaattttgtaacttttttttttaattttaatttttttttttttttatatagtgccacgtgttaACCTCAGCGATTGACACATGGTAGGCTGTTAAAATTTaaacggaaaatctaacagaggtaccaactGAATTTTTACCTCTAACTTAGATACCCCttgtgatacaaaataaaactcaagtactaaatttaaaatgactTAAAATTCAAGTATAAATATAgtattttaaaaaagcaaagaaaaaaaaaagtaaacttaCTGAAAAAAAAGTACAACTTTTATAACCATATTTGTCTCTCTTATTTTTGGCCTTAGTTGTGTGTACTgcgatttgatttgatttgaagaTCCCTCAGTAGTTAGTACTGCCAGATTTTGGATCAAATCAAGGAATCAGACAACCAAATCTACGAACAGCTTACCCGTAGCCTATAAGCTTTTATACCTTCCGCCTTCTGTTTacgatctttgtttttttgttcttttttttaaaaaaaaaaaaatcaaaaaagaattttattaaaggTATTTTGTTAGGAAATGGCCGAGCTATCTCAATCTATCTCAATCTATCACATTTCATCGGATGTATTGGAGTCTTTTACGTCACTTTGGAGTTGGAGTCCACTACTACTTTGGAGTTTAGAGTCTTCTACATTGTTTACTTGGTTGAGTCCTtatcatatatttttcttatcttGTTATTGAATGGTTTAAAgtcttttaattgttttatgcTTCAGTATTTCCTTTTGATTAGTAGTCTCAGTGTTTGAGACTTAGTTGGTTATTTAGCTTAGTTGAATATCTCCACGTCGAGTTATCTCTTAGTGTTATCTTTTAATTATGAGTCAAGTCCTTGTAATCTCTATTTGAAGAGTTGTTGATGGATAATAAAGTAAGCAGAATTAATTTCAAACGTTGTGTTTGAAAAAATGTCTAGATTCTCTCAGAATCTAAAAAGTCTAGGTTCCCTTAGAACCAAACAAATTATCCCGTTACGTGTTCGAGAATTCATTCACGTAACATTTTGGTATCAGGGCCAATAAAACATTATTGGCTCACGATTTCACGATCATCCTTCTACCAACCAAGATAACAATAGACTCCTAATGACACAAGAAAACATAAGCTTAACACTCACAGAAATATACTCGACGTGGAGATATTCAACTAAGCTAAATAACCAAGTTTCAAACACCGAGACTATTAACCAAAAAGAAATACTGAAGcataaaacaactaaaagaCTTTAAACCATTCAACAACAAGATAAGAAGAAGaggagtgatccttacacttacaatgcacaacaatgacacaacaccaaggcacaatggagtggggtccATGTATGAGCCTCACttcattgtgccttggtgttgtgtcattgttatgtagtgtgagtgttttaatcatttccctaagaaaaatatatgataAGGACTCAACCAAATAAGCAACATAGAAGACTCCAAACTCCAAAGTAGTAGTAGATTCCAACTCTAAAATGACGTAAAAGACTCTAATACATTCAATGAAATGTAATAAATTGACATAACTCGTCCATTCCCTAGCAGATTTTTGTTATAGGAGATATTGACATCTTTTTGGGCATCTTTTGGGCAATATCACAagaaagcattaaaaaaaaaaaaaaaaaaggtaaaggaCTTTTTGCAAAGAATATTCGAcctttttgtctttattttcttccaatCACTTGCAACGTACGTAAAGGAATTTTGTTTTGGGGCACGAGATTCAGGAAATCCCTTCACCAAGGCACTGATAGACTCCCAGTCCCTTTACACTCTTTTGAGTTTGTACCATCTCCTGGCTTTACATGAAGCCTACCTTCATTTGTGTGGTTTAAATGAATAGTGCCGCTTGCGAATAGGTTCAGGTTTGGTTCAGTTCATGCTCtgtttatatattaaataaacatCGTTTGAACAAAAAATGCAGCCCCTATAAATTTAGGCTTGGCTCGTATAAACTCGGTTCGGCTCGTATAAATttgtataactttatttttattgtttttataatattatttttaattttgtattgatatTTGTTTTTACAGTCATTTTGACCTAATCTAtgaaaggaatttttttttttttttttttttttaaaaaaaaaaaatccatgaaagGAAATTTGGTGCACTAACTTAAATTTAACTGACCTATCCCATATTATTAGATACatgattaactaattaattaaatttaaattttaataaataataaaatcacaAAGAGACTTCACGTGGACCCTCATGTTCCCAAGCCACATTTGCAAGTAAATTTCAAAGGCCGTGTAGTAAGCAATGGACTTTTCACTAAAATTGGACTTTTTACCAAATTTGCTCTGCTCAAGGTCCGGCTATCAGTCACTCGTCCTCTCTACCCAATACTAGcaagaataattattcccttGCAATTCCTGCACAGTTTCCATACAACACCTAGACTCATTAGGTAGGATCCATACGTAGGACTAACATGCATGGATCTCAACTAATGTTTTTGAATTGTGTGAGAATTATGTGAGAGAAGTTGTAAGGGAATCCCTCCCTTACCAGTAATCACGCATGTCTTCTGCTTGTAGGCTCATCaaactcttttctctttttatttctttctttctttctcttcttacCTTATCTCCTCTCTAATTCTTCTACTTCTCTTCTCTGTAGCCTATGGGTCTCtctgcttttgttttttcttttacactTTTTGTAGttgtttccttttattttacctCAGACTCCAGAGAAAGAAGGCTTCAAACAATGAGAAATAATTAAGATCTCTCTTTCTATTTCTCTCACTCTGAATGAAAGCGTCAAAAAGGAGGATGTCTCTTTTCGTTTCTCTCAAAATGAAAGCATGAGTGAAGTGggagcagagaagaagaagaaatgcaGGGGTGAGCTCAAGTTCGACTCAGCTTTATACTTGAACCCGAGTCGAGCCGAGCCGGTCGAATACCCGGCTCAGCTCGAAAGAGCATTTttaatgagctcgagctcaggTAAGTTGCTGGCTAGCTGAGCTCGGACAAGGATTTCTgggctcagctcgtttaaaggTCCTTTTAAACAACATTGCAGATCTCCTAAGATGAGCAATATCAGAAGTAGCCTCAATTTTAGTGTCCATCCTGGCCACATCAGCCGTAACTTCACTGCAGACGGCCAAACCCAATATAAGGCTTGAACTTTTCCTCATCAAATCTACCCTGGACACCCTCGTGAAGATGACATCATAGAACTTCTGAGTCCACCTGAGATATTTGCCTGTGGAATTCACCATTTGAAATGGTGTTTCGGTCCTTTGGCCACAAAAAAATCGGCGAATGTTATCTCCCAGGTAACCGCTTGCACTCAAATATTGGTCCACACCTATCACTGAACTCCTGCATACATTGATATCTTAGATTTAGTATTCAAAGGAGATATTTCAATGTCTAAAAGACTTCGTTATTCTTCCACACTATTCTTAGCGTAAGATTACATTAGTATATAGAATGGGTATTTGTACATAGCAAATGGAAATAAACTTTAATGATACAATTTCATGTGCGTGATTTGCTGCGAAGGGATTTTCTGTGATTGTCAGTCAGCAACGGTTTGATTCCTGTGGAACAGGTTGATCTCGCTTTCCATAGGTAGTGCTCTTGCCTTGTGTGGTTTACCTTAATGTGTGGGTTTCCATATTATGTGTTGATGGGATTCGATCTTCAATACCCACCAGCAATCTTAATGGGAGGTGACATACGTTGAGAGTGTTGCGTAGCATAGAGAAGCGGGTGGTGGATAATGGTTTGATCAACATATCCGCCGTGTGATCTTT is a window of Alnus glutinosa chromosome 4, dhAlnGlut1.1, whole genome shotgun sequence DNA encoding:
- the LOC133866497 gene encoding uncharacterized protein At3g17950, yielding MLDPANHMLPPQSSPTISSVSSSDLDTESTGSFFHDRSTTLGTLMGVSFPAITFRAPSQNRDPQASVSSVSVSRKTKKPRKNNNAPAVSLARRRWWRLCRDDGAKPASLGEFLEVERRFGDGAFFGAAAELEGVEVEQQQQQQQQRNGIGRLLFADGRVLPPAADGDGDVDDGASTAGALCRFPVSLTGICSGGAG
- the LOC133865433 gene encoding dynamin-related protein 5A-like, coding for MHLSPSLMRSSVIGVDQYLSASGYLGDNIRRFFCGQRTETPFQMVNSTGKYLRWTQKFYDVIFTRVSRVDLMRKSSSLILGLAVCSEVTADVARMDTKIEATSDIAHLRRSAMLFKRTFKRAEPRNPCPSSASQQLT